In Pseudomonadota bacterium, a single window of DNA contains:
- a CDS encoding YezD family protein, with product MALKLQLLFNYRIRRHGQGVSNSTNPRSRLLDPLLVEAIASIRYGAVEISIHDGRIVQIEKREKLRPAEPSDNGRNAA from the coding sequence ATGGCACTAAAACTGCAATTGCTATTCAACTATCGCATTAGAAGGCATGGGCAAGGCGTGAGCAATTCCACCAATCCGCGTTCGCGGCTCCTCGACCCGTTGCTCGTCGAGGCCATTGCCAGCATTCGTTACGGCGCCGTGGAGATAAGCATCCACGACGGCCGCATCGTGCAGATAGAAAAGCGCGAGAAGCTGCGTCCCGCCGAGCCGTCCGACAACGGCCGCAACGCCGCTTGA
- a CDS encoding sigma-54-dependent Fis family transcriptional regulator, whose product MAARLAPVWPDLRLTVRGIDRAATGVMTLGESHAGPPQPEALLCTDDMLERLQRWADRKRVMARGELAAAEPLVMRALTAAAGPDCLVGGLADEHGGVGLLVGSQVPDKAFTPLERERFAALLEPFSAALAAAACLRELTTLRNAAEAASEQLRARRGGGPGLDELVGTEGGLKAAFERIALVTKSDVPVLILGETGAGKEMVAREIHQRSRRRDAAFIRVNCGAIPPELIDSELFGHERGSFTGATSQRRGWFERADRGTLLLDEIGDLPPAAQVRLLRVLQDGLIRRVGGDDDIKVDVRIIAATHRDLPLLIQQGHFREDLWYRLATFPIVLPPLRERPADIPALAAHFARRAATRFGLRLQLPSAADLVLLGDYHWPGNVRELAAVMDRAAILGDGHGLEVATALGATPAGATNGLPSPHGAATPGARDGAIATLDEAMRAHIERALTLTQGRIEGPHGAALLLGINPHTLRARMRKLRVTRRPGASHATPS is encoded by the coding sequence ATGGCGGCCCGGCTCGCACCCGTGTGGCCGGACCTGCGACTGACCGTGCGCGGCATCGACCGCGCGGCGACAGGGGTGATGACGCTGGGCGAAAGCCATGCCGGCCCGCCACAGCCGGAAGCCCTGCTGTGCACCGATGACATGCTCGAACGGCTGCAACGCTGGGCCGACCGCAAGCGCGTGATGGCGCGCGGCGAGCTGGCCGCGGCCGAGCCGCTGGTGATGCGGGCGCTGACTGCCGCCGCCGGGCCCGATTGCCTGGTTGGCGGTCTCGCCGATGAACATGGTGGTGTGGGCCTGCTGGTCGGCAGCCAGGTACCCGACAAGGCTTTCACGCCGCTCGAGCGTGAACGCTTCGCCGCCCTGCTCGAGCCGTTCTCGGCGGCGCTCGCCGCCGCCGCCTGCTTGCGCGAACTGACCACCCTGCGCAATGCCGCCGAGGCTGCCTCGGAGCAGTTGCGCGCGCGTCGCGGCGGCGGCCCCGGCCTCGATGAGCTGGTCGGCACCGAAGGCGGCTTGAAAGCCGCCTTCGAGCGCATTGCACTGGTTACCAAGTCCGACGTGCCGGTGCTGATCCTGGGTGAAACCGGCGCCGGCAAGGAAATGGTCGCGCGCGAGATCCACCAGCGTTCACGGCGTCGCGACGCGGCGTTCATACGCGTCAACTGTGGCGCGATTCCGCCCGAGCTCATCGACTCGGAACTGTTCGGCCACGAACGCGGCAGCTTCACCGGCGCCACCAGCCAGCGCCGCGGCTGGTTCGAACGCGCGGACCGCGGCACCTTGCTGCTGGACGAAATCGGCGACCTGCCGCCGGCCGCGCAGGTGCGCCTGTTGCGCGTGCTGCAGGACGGCCTGATTCGGCGCGTGGGCGGCGACGATGACATCAAGGTCGATGTGCGCATCATCGCCGCCACCCACCGCGACCTGCCGCTGTTGATCCAGCAGGGTCATTTCCGCGAAGACCTGTGGTATCGCCTCGCCACCTTTCCGATCGTGTTGCCGCCCTTGCGCGAACGGCCGGCCGACATTCCGGCCCTCGCCGCGCATTTCGCGCGCCGCGCCGCCACGCGTTTCGGCCTGCGCCTGCAATTGCCGAGCGCCGCGGATCTCGTCCTGCTCGGTGACTACCACTGGCCGGGCAATGTGCGAGAACTGGCGGCGGTCATGGATCGCGCCGCCATACTCGGCGACGGCCACGGCCTCGAGGTCGCGACGGCGCTGGGCGCCACGCCGGCCGGCGCCACCAACGGCCTGCCGAGCCCGCACGGCGCGGCCACGCCCGGCGCACGCGACGGCGCCATCGCGACGCTGGACGAAGCCATGCGCGCCCACATCGAACGCGCCCTCACGCTCACCCAGGGACGCATCGAAGGCCCGCACGGCGCGGCGCTGCTGCTCGGTATCAATCCCCACACCCTGCGCGCACGGATGCGTAAACTGCGTGTCACCCGTCGCCCCGGGGCCTCGCACGCCACGCCGTCGTGA
- a CDS encoding porin yields the protein MKSLRSSFVALALALAAPAHAEAPPAPADLAAQLAELKARVLQLEAALAAQGQDAAPAAVAPAAQPALAQKVAAIERRLEVQAEEAAANRVKTPLVALGDKGLSVTTPDGNFEMKLRGYVQFDGRYYLADNADDDTDTYLFRRVRPIIEGTVYKNFYYRLMADFASSAVSLQDGYGEWRQFPFARIGFGKMKTPLGLEQLASASELEFVERGLPRNLVPNRDFGVVLSGDLFGERLSYTVGAFNGVQDLASIGASDNNDDKDFVGRVFALPFKNWYGPLQGLGLGIAGSYGKEEFSLASNSVSSALGSYLTPGQQRFFRYRSTSASTEVVAADGKTVSVPLTTVLANTTVADGTRYRIMPQAYWYWRQFGLSGEYVRSAQEVAFGAHRDTLAHDAWQVQGLWVLTGEDASYRGVKPSRNFDPLAGAWGAWEVVARVSDLAIDKDSFRGVSASGAGSAFADPRQSAQRASAWALGVNWYLNRNFKINVDYENTWFNGGGGGSPRAPLDRETERVLFTRFQVAY from the coding sequence ATGAAGTCACTCCGTTCCTCATTCGTGGCACTGGCCCTCGCGCTGGCGGCGCCGGCCCATGCCGAGGCGCCACCGGCGCCCGCCGATCTTGCCGCGCAACTCGCCGAGCTCAAGGCGCGCGTGCTGCAACTCGAAGCGGCTCTTGCCGCGCAGGGCCAGGACGCGGCGCCCGCCGCCGTTGCGCCAGCGGCGCAGCCGGCGCTCGCGCAGAAAGTCGCCGCCATCGAACGTCGTCTCGAAGTGCAGGCCGAGGAGGCCGCCGCCAACCGCGTCAAGACGCCGCTGGTGGCGCTCGGTGACAAGGGTCTCTCCGTCACCACGCCCGACGGCAACTTCGAAATGAAGTTGCGCGGCTACGTGCAGTTCGATGGCCGTTACTACCTCGCCGACAATGCCGACGACGATACCGACACCTACCTCTTCCGGCGCGTGCGGCCAATCATCGAAGGCACGGTCTACAAGAACTTCTATTACCGCCTGATGGCGGACTTCGCCAGCAGCGCCGTGAGCCTGCAGGACGGCTACGGTGAGTGGCGCCAGTTTCCGTTCGCGCGCATCGGCTTCGGTAAGATGAAAACGCCGCTCGGTCTCGAGCAGCTGGCATCGGCCTCGGAACTCGAGTTCGTGGAACGCGGCCTGCCGCGCAATCTCGTTCCCAACCGCGACTTCGGCGTGGTGCTGAGCGGTGACCTGTTCGGCGAACGACTGAGTTATACGGTCGGTGCGTTCAACGGCGTGCAGGATCTCGCCAGCATCGGCGCCTCGGACAACAACGACGACAAGGACTTCGTCGGCCGCGTGTTCGCGCTGCCGTTCAAGAACTGGTACGGACCGCTGCAAGGCCTCGGGCTCGGCATCGCCGGCAGCTATGGCAAGGAGGAATTCTCGCTGGCGTCGAACAGTGTGTCATCGGCGCTCGGCAGTTACCTGACGCCCGGTCAGCAGCGCTTCTTCCGCTATCGCAGCACCAGTGCCAGCACCGAGGTGGTGGCCGCCGACGGCAAGACCGTCAGCGTGCCTCTGACCACGGTGCTGGCCAATACCACGGTCGCCGACGGCACCCGCTATCGCATCATGCCGCAGGCTTACTGGTATTGGCGCCAGTTCGGCTTAAGCGGCGAATACGTGCGCTCGGCCCAGGAAGTCGCGTTCGGCGCCCATCGCGACACCCTCGCCCATGACGCCTGGCAAGTGCAGGGCTTGTGGGTGCTGACCGGTGAGGATGCGAGCTATCGCGGCGTCAAGCCGTCACGCAATTTCGATCCGCTGGCCGGCGCCTGGGGCGCGTGGGAAGTGGTGGCGCGGGTCAGCGACCTTGCCATCGACAAGGACAGCTTTCGCGGTGTGAGCGCCAGCGGCGCAGGCAGCGCCTTTGCCGATCCGCGCCAGTCCGCACAGCGCGCCAGCGCGTGGGCGCTGGGCGTGAACTGGTATCTGAATCGCAATTTCAAGATCAACGTCGACTACGAGAACACCTGGTTCAACGGCGGTGGCGGCGGTAGCCCGCGCGCGCCGCTCGATCGTGAAACCGAACGCGTGCTGTTCACGCGTTTCCAGGTCGCCTATTGA
- a CDS encoding efflux RND transporter periplasmic adaptor subunit, which produces MTDLSKLSIDRDAKRSAAPARRGRGRMKWMALAAALLGALLWYRSGGFKSVAEVEVGTVTAAYPSAAVTLFNATGYVVPQTRADVASKATGRLQTLEVVEGSVVKKDQVLARLESADVEASRHRAEADVIAADAAIAETRARRSEAEARVLESKAELDDAERALRRARQLKDKRFVSDDVYDAALARRDRALAVKASTEAAVGASAAGIAAAEARLNASRAALDEARVAVEYTLIRAPFDGVVLKKEADVGDVLAPFAAANSSKGAVVTMADLDTLEVEADIAESNLTSVKAGQPCEIQLDALPDVRLLGEVGMVVPTVDRAKATLMAKVRFLERDPRVLPDMSARVAFLSQPLDARDQRARNAAPAKAITQRDGHEVVFRIDGKHVAMVTLGPGAALGELREVGEALKVGDKVVINPDATLRDGAEVRSGAAGD; this is translated from the coding sequence ATGACCGACCTTTCCAAATTGAGCATAGACCGCGACGCCAAGCGCAGCGCGGCGCCGGCGCGGCGCGGCCGTGGCCGCATGAAATGGATGGCGCTGGCGGCGGCGCTGCTGGGCGCCTTGCTGTGGTATCGCAGTGGCGGTTTCAAGAGTGTTGCCGAGGTCGAAGTCGGCACGGTCACGGCCGCCTACCCGTCCGCCGCCGTCACGCTCTTCAATGCCACCGGTTACGTGGTGCCGCAGACGCGCGCCGATGTCGCGTCCAAGGCCACCGGTCGCTTGCAGACCCTGGAAGTGGTGGAAGGCAGCGTGGTCAAGAAAGACCAGGTCCTTGCCCGGCTCGAAAGCGCCGACGTCGAAGCCAGCCGCCATCGCGCCGAGGCCGACGTGATCGCCGCCGACGCGGCCATCGCCGAAACGCGGGCGCGGCGCAGCGAGGCCGAGGCACGCGTGCTGGAAAGCAAGGCTGAACTCGATGACGCCGAGCGCGCCTTGCGCCGCGCGCGGCAATTGAAGGACAAGCGCTTCGTCAGCGATGACGTCTACGACGCGGCGCTGGCGCGTCGCGATCGCGCGCTGGCGGTCAAGGCCAGCACCGAGGCGGCGGTCGGCGCCAGCGCGGCTGGCATCGCCGCCGCCGAGGCGCGTTTGAACGCCAGCCGCGCGGCGCTCGACGAAGCGCGCGTGGCGGTCGAATACACCTTGATACGCGCACCCTTCGACGGCGTGGTGCTGAAGAAGGAAGCCGACGTCGGCGACGTGCTGGCGCCGTTCGCCGCCGCCAATTCCTCCAAGGGCGCGGTCGTGACGATGGCCGATCTCGACACCCTCGAGGTCGAAGCGGACATCGCCGAGTCCAATCTCACCTCGGTCAAGGCCGGCCAGCCCTGCGAGATCCAGCTCGACGCGCTGCCGGATGTGCGCTTGCTCGGGGAAGTGGGCATGGTGGTGCCGACCGTCGACCGCGCCAAGGCGACCTTGATGGCCAAGGTGCGCTTCCTCGAACGTGACCCGCGCGTGCTGCCCGACATGAGCGCGCGCGTGGCGTTCCTGTCGCAACCGCTCGATGCCCGCGATCAGCGTGCGCGCAATGCCGCGCCGGCCAAGGCCATCACGCAGCGCGATGGTCACGAGGTGGTGTTCCGCATCGACGGCAAGCACGTGGCGATGGTGACGCTCGGCCCCGGCGCCGCGCTCGGCGAGCTGCGCGAAGTGGGCGAAGCGCTGAAGGTCGGTGACAAGGTGGTGATCAATCCCGACGCCACCTTGCGCGACGGCGCCGAGGTGCGCAGCGGCGCCGCCGGCGATTGA
- a CDS encoding TIGR00266 family protein gives MSMDVIDYEIFGDDMQYVEIELDPGEAAIGEAGAMMMMQDGVEMDTVFGDGSQASNCSGFMGKLLGAGKRLITGESLFTTVYHNESQLKRRVAFAAPYPGRIVPINLAEMGGTFICQKDAFLCAARGVSLGIAFQRKLGTALFGGEGFIMQKLEGNGLAFVHAGGTLAERTLGPGEVLRVDTGCVVGFQPSIDFDIQYVGKLKSAIFGGEGLFFATLRGPGKVWMQSLPISRLAGRVLAYAPRAGAGGREEGSLLGILGNVLDGDNR, from the coding sequence ATGTCCATGGACGTCATCGACTACGAAATTTTTGGCGACGACATGCAGTACGTCGAAATCGAACTCGACCCGGGCGAAGCCGCCATCGGCGAAGCCGGCGCCATGATGATGATGCAGGACGGCGTCGAGATGGACACCGTGTTCGGCGACGGTTCGCAGGCCAGCAACTGCAGCGGCTTCATGGGCAAGCTGCTCGGCGCCGGCAAACGCCTCATCACCGGTGAATCGCTGTTCACCACGGTTTATCACAACGAATCACAGCTCAAGCGTCGCGTGGCGTTCGCGGCGCCTTACCCGGGCCGCATCGTGCCCATCAACCTCGCCGAAATGGGCGGCACCTTCATCTGCCAGAAGGATGCCTTCCTGTGCGCGGCGCGCGGCGTGAGTCTCGGCATCGCCTTTCAGCGCAAGCTCGGCACCGCGCTGTTCGGCGGCGAAGGCTTCATCATGCAGAAGCTCGAAGGTAACGGCCTGGCCTTCGTGCATGCCGGCGGCACGCTGGCCGAACGCACGCTCGGCCCGGGCGAAGTGCTGCGTGTCGACACCGGCTGCGTGGTGGGCTTTCAGCCCAGCATCGATTTCGATATCCAGTATGTCGGCAAGTTGAAGTCGGCGATCTTCGGTGGCGAGGGCCTGTTCTTCGCCACGCTGCGCGGGCCGGGCAAGGTATGGATGCAGTCGCTGCCAATCTCGCGCCTGGCCGGCCGTGTGCTGGCCTATGCACCGCGCGCCGGCGCCGGCGGTCGCGAGGAAGGTTCGCTGCTCGGCATCCTCGGCAACGTGCTGGACGGCGACAACCGCTGA
- a CDS encoding sulfate ABC transporter ATP-binding protein has protein sequence MSVIIDNISKHFVGFHALDDVSLEVPSGGLVALLGPSGCGKTTLLRIVAGLDQADHGRILFDGEDMTAVHARDRRIGFVFQHYALFKHMTVRDNIAFGLTVRARRERPSKAVIKARVDELLHLVQLDKLGARYPSQLSGGQRQRVALARALAVEPRVLLLDEPFGALDARVRKELRRWLRELHDSLHVTSLFVTHDLDEALEVADQVVVMNAGRIEQQGSPRQLCAQPATPFVREFLDGALPRARDERSAPANSVGGVEPRVAFA, from the coding sequence ATGAGCGTCATCATCGACAACATCAGCAAACACTTCGTCGGCTTCCATGCCCTGGACGACGTCAGTCTCGAAGTGCCGAGCGGCGGCCTGGTGGCGCTGCTCGGGCCGTCGGGCTGCGGCAAGACCACGCTGCTGCGCATCGTGGCGGGCCTAGACCAGGCCGATCACGGCCGCATCCTGTTCGACGGCGAGGACATGACCGCCGTGCATGCGCGCGATCGCCGCATCGGTTTCGTGTTCCAGCACTACGCGCTGTTCAAGCACATGACGGTGCGCGACAACATTGCCTTCGGGCTGACCGTGCGGGCGCGCCGCGAGCGGCCGTCCAAGGCGGTGATCAAGGCGCGCGTCGACGAGCTGTTGCACCTCGTGCAACTCGACAAGCTCGGCGCGCGCTATCCCAGCCAGCTGTCGGGCGGTCAGCGTCAACGCGTGGCGCTGGCGCGCGCGCTGGCGGTCGAGCCGCGCGTGCTGCTGCTGGACGAACCTTTCGGCGCGCTCGATGCGCGCGTGCGCAAGGAGCTGCGGCGCTGGCTGCGCGAGCTGCACGACTCCCTGCATGTCACCAGCCTGTTCGTCACCCACGATCTCGACGAGGCGCTGGAAGTGGCGGACCAGGTGGTGGTGATGAACGCCGGGCGCATCGAGCAGCAGGGCTCGCCACGGCAGCTTTGCGCGCAGCCGGCCACGCCTTTCGTGCGTGAGTTCCTGGACGGCGCGTTGCCGCGGGCCAGGGATGAGCGCAGCGCGCCGGCGAACTCAGTCGGCGGCGTCGAGCCGCGCGTCGCGTTTGCGTGA
- a CDS encoding ABC transporter ATP-binding protein, producing the protein MSVIVEIANLRKSYRRGDQRVSVLEDINLELGRGEFVALMGPSGSGKSTLLNLIAGIDTPDSGKLEIEGIDITGMREAELARWRAEHVGFIFQFYNLMPVLSAFENVELPLLLTRLNGRERREHVELVLDLVGLADRSDHYPSQLSGGQQQRVAIARALVSDPTIIVADEPTGDLDRVSAREILDLMESLNERFDKTIIMVTHDHVAAQRAHVVRHLDKGVLTDQVERPRSRGGA; encoded by the coding sequence ATGAGTGTGATTGTCGAAATCGCCAACTTGCGCAAGTCCTACCGGCGTGGCGATCAGCGCGTGTCGGTGCTGGAAGACATCAATCTCGAGCTCGGGCGCGGCGAGTTCGTGGCCCTGATGGGGCCCTCCGGTTCGGGCAAGTCGACCTTGCTCAATCTCATCGCCGGCATCGATACGCCCGACAGTGGCAAGCTCGAGATCGAAGGCATCGACATCACCGGCATGCGCGAAGCAGAGCTCGCGCGCTGGCGCGCCGAGCATGTCGGCTTCATCTTCCAGTTCTACAACCTGATGCCGGTATTGTCGGCCTTCGAGAACGTCGAGTTGCCGCTCCTGTTGACGCGCCTGAATGGTCGTGAGCGCCGCGAACACGTCGAACTGGTGCTGGACCTGGTCGGCCTCGCCGACCGTTCCGATCACTACCCCAGCCAGTTGTCCGGCGGCCAGCAGCAGCGCGTGGCGATTGCGCGGGCGCTGGTCAGCGACCCGACCATCATCGTCGCCGATGAACCGACCGGCGACTTGGACCGTGTGTCGGCGCGCGAGATCCTCGACCTCATGGAGTCGCTCAACGAGCGGTTCGACAAGACCATCATCATGGTCACCCATGATCACGTCGCCGCGCAGCGCGCGCACGTGGTGCGCCATCTCGACAAGGGCGTGCTGACCGACCAGGTGGAAAGGCCGCGATCGCGCGGCGGCGCTTGA
- the cysT gene encoding sulfate ABC transporter permease subunit CysT, giving the protein MSLSNSDSAAAQPWLNRAYFRGRAWREHFRRHSALPGFGLTLGVSLFYLSLIVLIPLSATLVKSLQLGMDAFWAAATAPRVLAAYRVSVGCALLAAAINLVFGLLVTWVLVRYRFPGRRVLDALVDLPFALPTAVAGIALTALYAPKGWIGQYLVAHGLKVAFTPLGIVVALVFIGLPFVVRTVQPVLETLEPAFEEAAATLGATRLETFARVVLPVLVPPLLTGFAMAFARGIGEYGSVIFIAGNMPMVSEIAPLLIITKLEQYDYTGATAIAVTLLTASFVMLLAINLLQAWTRRAGDRR; this is encoded by the coding sequence ATGAGTCTGTCCAACAGCGATAGCGCGGCCGCGCAACCGTGGTTGAACCGCGCGTACTTTCGCGGCCGCGCGTGGCGCGAGCATTTTCGTCGCCACAGCGCCTTGCCCGGCTTCGGGCTGACGCTGGGAGTGAGCCTGTTCTACTTGAGCCTCATCGTCCTCATCCCGCTGTCGGCGACCCTGGTGAAATCCCTGCAGCTCGGCATGGACGCGTTCTGGGCGGCGGCCACCGCGCCGCGCGTGCTGGCCGCCTACCGTGTCAGTGTCGGCTGCGCGCTGCTGGCGGCCGCCATCAACCTGGTGTTCGGCCTGCTGGTGACCTGGGTGCTGGTGCGTTATCGCTTTCCCGGCCGGCGCGTGCTCGACGCGCTGGTCGACCTGCCGTTCGCGCTGCCGACCGCGGTGGCGGGCATCGCGCTCACCGCGCTGTACGCGCCGAAAGGCTGGATAGGCCAGTACCTCGTCGCGCACGGTTTGAAGGTCGCCTTCACGCCGCTCGGCATCGTGGTGGCGCTGGTGTTCATCGGCCTGCCGTTCGTGGTGCGCACCGTGCAGCCGGTGCTGGAAACCCTCGAGCCGGCATTCGAAGAAGCGGCGGCCACGCTGGGCGCCACGCGCCTCGAAACTTTCGCGCGCGTGGTGCTGCCGGTGCTGGTGCCGCCGCTCCTGACCGGCTTCGCGATGGCCTTTGCGCGCGGCATCGGCGAGTACGGCTCGGTGATCTTCATCGCCGGCAACATGCCGATGGTGTCGGAGATCGCGCCGCTGCTGATCATCACCAAGCTCGAGCAATACGACTACACCGGCGCCACCGCCATCGCCGTGACCTTGCTGACGGCGTCGTTCGTCATGCTGCTCGCCATCAACCTGTTGCAGGCGTGGACGCGCCGTGCCGGAGACCGTCGATGA
- a CDS encoding M48 family metallopeptidase — translation MGPWRARLFGPGAAPAGSEVELALEGDAVVVRMHGAAPRRVALTALRLSRTGFNLGRLELAWQDAEGAWACHLDSAADIAALLEHWPREELPLPRAVLGARRRALMPWAAVALAIALPVLLLGALIGSQDRVVDFIAARISPAIERQIGAMTIAQIKASTPFIEDGAEAEALRYVARQLVDAGDDRYRFHLADDELVNAFAVPGGDIVVHVGLLRATRSADELAGVLAHEIQHVALRHSLKGMIRSAGLSVMVSLVVGDPDVALAGRMADQLLTLKFSRDAEREADDKGFSLLIERGIDAKGMVDFFATLAKQQDKAPPALLSTHPASAERQAALAARLQSVPAGCCKSIDTGGAWPPR, via the coding sequence ATGGGACCGTGGCGGGCGCGCCTGTTCGGGCCTGGCGCGGCGCCGGCCGGCAGCGAGGTCGAACTGGCGCTGGAGGGCGACGCGGTGGTGGTGCGCATGCACGGCGCCGCGCCGCGCCGCGTGGCGCTGACGGCGCTGCGCCTGTCGCGTACCGGCTTCAACCTCGGACGTCTCGAACTGGCCTGGCAGGACGCCGAGGGCGCATGGGCCTGTCATCTCGACAGCGCGGCCGACATTGCCGCCCTGCTCGAACACTGGCCGCGCGAGGAATTGCCCTTGCCGCGCGCGGTGCTCGGCGCGCGGCGCCGCGCGCTCATGCCGTGGGCGGCGGTGGCGCTCGCCATCGCGTTGCCGGTGCTGCTGCTCGGCGCCCTCATCGGTAGCCAGGATCGCGTGGTGGATTTCATCGCCGCGCGCATTTCGCCCGCCATCGAACGCCAGATCGGCGCCATGACGATCGCCCAGATCAAGGCCAGCACGCCCTTCATCGAGGACGGCGCCGAGGCCGAGGCGCTGCGTTACGTGGCGCGCCAACTGGTGGACGCGGGCGACGATCGCTACCGCTTCCATCTCGCCGACGACGAGCTCGTCAACGCCTTTGCCGTGCCCGGCGGCGACATCGTCGTGCACGTGGGCCTGCTGCGCGCCACGCGCAGCGCCGATGAGCTGGCCGGCGTGCTGGCCCACGAAATCCAGCACGTGGCGCTGCGCCACAGCCTCAAGGGCATGATACGCAGCGCCGGCTTGAGCGTGATGGTGTCATTGGTGGTGGGCGATCCGGACGTGGCGCTGGCCGGCCGCATGGCCGACCAGCTGCTGACACTGAAGTTTTCGCGCGATGCCGAGCGCGAAGCCGATGACAAGGGCTTCAGCCTGCTCATCGAGCGCGGCATCGATGCCAAGGGCATGGTGGATTTCTTCGCGACGCTCGCCAAGCAGCAGGACAAGGCGCCGCCGGCGCTGCTGTCCACCCATCCGGCCAGCGCCGAGCGCCAGGCCGCCCTCGCGGCGCGCCTGCAGTCCGTCCCGGCGGGGTGTTGCAAGTCGATCGATACCGGCGGTGCGTGGCCGCCCCGGTAG
- a CDS encoding sulfate ABC transporter substrate-binding protein, with the protein MKTSFTQVVALAALLLNGAARADVTLLNVSYDPTRELYQEYNAAFAKHWAAQGGEAVTVNQSHGGSGKQARAVIDGLEADVVTLALAYDIDAIAEKSGLLAKDWQKAYPHNSSPYTSTIVLLVRKGNPKAIKDWDDLVRKDVSVVSPNPKTSGGARWNYLAAWAYARHTLGSDAAAQDFVGKLFRNVAVLDTGARGATTTFVERGIGDVLVAWENEAYLAQKELGPEQFEIVVPSLSILAEPPVAVVSKVADRHGALKVAQAYIDYLYSKEGQEIAGRNFYRPRDAEVAAKFSGTFKDTRFVTVDEAFGGWKKAQATHFADGALFDQIFLNP; encoded by the coding sequence ATGAAGACATCTTTTACCCAGGTAGTGGCGCTGGCGGCGCTGCTGTTGAACGGCGCGGCACGCGCCGACGTTACCTTGCTGAATGTCTCCTACGACCCGACCCGCGAGCTCTACCAGGAGTACAACGCGGCGTTCGCCAAGCATTGGGCGGCACAAGGCGGTGAAGCCGTCACCGTCAACCAGTCCCACGGCGGCTCGGGCAAGCAGGCGCGCGCCGTCATCGATGGCCTGGAAGCGGATGTCGTGACCCTGGCGCTGGCCTACGACATCGACGCCATCGCCGAGAAGTCCGGCCTGCTCGCCAAGGATTGGCAGAAGGCCTATCCCCACAACAGCTCGCCCTACACCTCGACCATCGTGCTGTTGGTGCGCAAGGGCAATCCCAAGGCCATCAAGGACTGGGACGATCTCGTGCGCAAGGATGTTTCCGTGGTGTCGCCCAATCCCAAGACCTCGGGCGGCGCACGCTGGAACTATCTCGCGGCCTGGGCCTACGCCAGGCACACGCTTGGCAGTGACGCCGCGGCGCAGGACTTCGTGGGCAAGCTGTTCCGCAATGTCGCGGTGCTGGACACCGGTGCGCGCGGCGCCACCACCACCTTTGTCGAACGCGGCATTGGCGACGTGCTGGTGGCGTGGGAGAACGAAGCTTACCTCGCGCAGAAGGAACTCGGTCCCGAGCAGTTCGAAATCGTGGTGCCATCCTTGAGCATCCTCGCCGAGCCGCCGGTGGCGGTGGTGTCCAAGGTCGCCGATCGCCATGGCGCGCTCAAGGTCGCGCAGGCCTACATCGACTATCTCTACAGCAAGGAAGGGCAGGAGATCGCGGGCCGCAATTTTTATCGTCCGCGCGATGCCGAGGTGGCGGCGAAATTCAGCGGCACGTTCAAGGACACCCGCTTCGTGACGGTGGACGAGGCGTTCGGCGGCTGGAAGAAGGCGCAGGCCACGCACTTCGCCGACGGCGCGCTGTTCGACCAGATCTTCCTCAATCCCTAG